One Thalassoglobus sp. JC818 genomic region harbors:
- a CDS encoding diphosphate--fructose-6-phosphate 1-phosphotransferase produces MAKNMIVAQSGGPSAVINNTVRGIVETARQMDEIGTVYAGWHGIEGVLKEELLDLSKQSAEEIALLRTTPAAGSFGTCRYKLKPGQDEDFDRVMEVFKAHDIGYFCYVGGNDSMHTAYTVANLARERGLDVCGLGGPKTIDNDVGDSEFKLVDHTPGYGSTARYWAHYIQQANEENRGSCPADPVLVLQAMGRKIGYIPAAARLADPNREMPLQIYLAEREVTIDQIHENVNNLLKERGRAIVVVSEGLSITGLEIPEEFIVRDSFGHPTFSSSKITVGQMLTNALNDRGLAVKGAARCNVPGTHQRNDMVYASTVDLEESYYVGQKAALLAGAREHGYMSTILRTDWDNYQVKYDKAPLSEVAEKDRKFPSNWISECGTDVTDDFVKYARPLIGDNWVSVPMIDGRLRLSQLDTRKEMFASQKLDAYVPQADRS; encoded by the coding sequence ATGGCAAAGAACATGATCGTTGCCCAGTCGGGCGGACCGTCGGCGGTGATCAACAATACCGTTCGTGGAATTGTTGAAACTGCCCGACAGATGGACGAAATCGGAACGGTTTACGCTGGCTGGCACGGCATCGAAGGCGTTCTCAAAGAAGAACTGCTCGACCTGTCGAAGCAGTCGGCCGAAGAAATCGCCTTGCTGCGGACGACTCCGGCAGCTGGGTCATTCGGAACCTGCCGCTACAAACTAAAGCCGGGACAGGACGAAGACTTCGATCGCGTCATGGAAGTCTTCAAAGCTCACGACATTGGATACTTCTGCTACGTCGGCGGAAACGATTCGATGCACACCGCTTACACCGTCGCCAACCTGGCTCGCGAACGTGGTCTCGATGTCTGCGGACTCGGGGGACCAAAGACAATCGACAACGATGTCGGTGACAGCGAATTCAAACTGGTCGACCACACCCCCGGGTACGGATCCACTGCCCGATACTGGGCTCACTACATTCAACAGGCGAACGAGGAAAATCGCGGCTCGTGCCCCGCTGATCCTGTGCTTGTGCTGCAAGCCATGGGACGCAAAATTGGGTACATCCCCGCAGCTGCGCGACTGGCTGATCCAAATCGTGAAATGCCTCTGCAGATTTATCTCGCAGAACGTGAAGTCACGATCGACCAGATTCATGAGAACGTCAACAACCTTCTCAAAGAACGCGGTCGAGCAATCGTGGTCGTCAGCGAAGGACTTTCCATCACTGGATTGGAAATTCCGGAAGAGTTCATCGTGCGTGATTCCTTCGGGCATCCGACATTCTCTTCAAGCAAGATTACAGTCGGACAGATGCTCACCAACGCATTGAACGATCGCGGCCTCGCTGTCAAAGGTGCTGCCCGGTGTAACGTTCCGGGGACTCACCAGAGAAACGACATGGTCTACGCCTCGACCGTTGACCTTGAAGAGTCGTACTATGTCGGCCAAAAGGCTGCTCTTCTCGCTGGTGCTAGAGAGCACGGATACATGTCGACAATTCTTCGGACCGACTGGGACAACTACCAGGTCAAATACGACAAAGCTCCGCTCAGCGAAGTCGCAGAGAAGGACCGAAAGTTTCCTTCGAACTGGATCAGCGAGTGCGGAACGGATGTCACAGATGACTTTGTGAAGTACGCCCGTCCGCTCATCGGTGACAACTGGGTGAGTGTCCCTATGATCGACGGTCGACTGCGACTCTCGCAGCTGGACACTCGAAAAGAAATGTTCGCCAGCCAGAAACTCGACGCCTATGTTCCACAGGCGGATCGTTCCTAG
- a CDS encoding sugar ABC transporter ATP-binding protein — protein MTKQADKSASPLLKMEGISKSFASVRVLEDVNLDLAEGEILALLGENGAGKSTLMKILCGIHSPTSGTIFIDGNRLQSGKPAAAAQAGIRVIHQEFNLIPSLTVRENLFLGQEPSLLGGINQRQETARAQEVFEQLGAKIPLETPCKHLTIAEQQLVEIGKALLVQSRLIVMDEPTAALSPQEVEGLFRVIRELKNQGIAVIYISHRLNEIFEISDRIMILRDGKHVSTGPTAQLSRERLIEQMVGRTLDQEFPKRTSNIGNVALSASGLTRRPKVNEVSLSIRKGEIVALTGLIGSGRTEVARLLFGADTLDAGTISLHGKPITIRNPRQAITSGICLLTEDRKSQGLVVSQSVLHNFSLPNLGEMTAWTAIQSAREESAFQNYREQLNIRLADVHQPARTLSGGNQQKVVLAKWLQRQSEVVIFDEPTRGIDVGAKYEIYQLMNQLVAEGKAILMISSELPEVLGMADRILVMHEGRLTGEISDVENATQVQIMDLAIR, from the coding sequence ATGACCAAACAAGCCGACAAGTCCGCTTCTCCGCTACTGAAGATGGAAGGCATTTCGAAGTCCTTCGCCTCCGTGAGAGTGTTGGAAGATGTCAATCTTGATCTTGCTGAAGGAGAGATCCTCGCACTGCTCGGTGAGAACGGGGCTGGCAAAAGCACGTTGATGAAAATTCTGTGCGGGATTCACAGCCCGACCTCCGGAACGATTTTCATCGATGGAAATCGGTTGCAGTCCGGAAAGCCCGCCGCTGCTGCTCAGGCGGGCATTCGGGTGATCCATCAGGAATTCAACCTCATTCCGTCGCTGACGGTTCGCGAAAATCTCTTCCTCGGACAAGAGCCTTCACTCCTCGGGGGGATCAATCAACGCCAGGAAACCGCTCGCGCTCAAGAAGTCTTCGAGCAACTCGGTGCAAAGATTCCGCTTGAAACACCCTGCAAGCACCTGACGATCGCGGAACAGCAACTCGTCGAAATCGGAAAAGCACTGCTGGTTCAATCGCGTCTGATCGTCATGGATGAACCGACAGCGGCACTCTCTCCCCAAGAAGTCGAAGGACTCTTTCGAGTCATCCGCGAGTTGAAGAATCAGGGGATCGCAGTCATTTACATCAGCCATCGGCTGAATGAGATCTTCGAAATCAGCGATCGAATCATGATTCTCCGCGACGGTAAACACGTCTCGACCGGGCCGACAGCCCAATTGTCACGCGAGAGACTGATCGAGCAAATGGTCGGACGAACCCTCGATCAGGAGTTTCCCAAGCGGACATCAAACATTGGCAATGTCGCTCTTTCCGCTTCCGGGCTCACGCGACGCCCGAAAGTCAACGAAGTCTCATTGTCGATTCGAAAGGGTGAGATCGTCGCACTCACCGGGCTGATTGGCTCGGGGCGGACAGAAGTCGCCCGCTTGCTCTTCGGTGCAGACACATTGGATGCGGGAACAATCTCCCTTCACGGCAAACCGATTACGATCCGCAATCCGCGACAAGCGATCACATCTGGAATTTGCCTGCTCACGGAAGACCGAAAGTCACAGGGGCTTGTTGTCAGCCAGTCGGTCTTGCATAACTTTTCGTTGCCGAACCTGGGGGAAATGACTGCATGGACCGCAATCCAGTCTGCCCGTGAGGAAAGTGCTTTTCAAAACTATCGCGAGCAACTGAATATTCGACTCGCAGACGTTCACCAGCCCGCCCGTACTCTCTCCGGCGGAAATCAGCAGAAGGTCGTTCTCGCGAAGTGGCTTCAACGGCAAAGCGAGGTCGTGATTTTCGACGAGCCGACTCGCGGAATCGACGTCGGTGCCAAGTACGAAATCTATCAACTCATGAATCAACTTGTCGCTGAAGGCAAAGCCATACTCATGATCAGCAGTGAACTTCCTGAAGTTCTCGGAATGGCTGACAGGATTCTGGTAATGCACGAAGGGCGGCTGACCGGAGAGATCTCTGATGTCGAAAACGCGACACAGGTCCAGATTATGGATCTCGCAATACGTTAA
- a CDS encoding glycosyltransferase family 39 protein, translating to MNQSVRDAGIILFVAGVAFLTNLGGPHLWDRDEPRNAGCAAEMLAANDWVKPTFNAELREHKPVLTYWFMMISYAIFGVTEFSARLPSALLGIGSSLLTWLIGRRLFGARAGLWAGVAIATTLMFGVASRAATPDAPLIFFSTLAIAIYVVGTTSKTDSETVFEKDFPDSWPAILGMYAAMGMAVLAKGPIGLVLPTAVIGMFLLIRRLPEGSSDSPSTWSARIRKLAAPFAPVHFLKTCWTMKPITCLACVAAIALPWYLWVHFRTDGEWTYGFFVKHNVGRAMNSMDGHRGNILFYPATLIVGFFPWSIFWLITLLDGLKAIRQNNRYAAGYLFAICWVGVYVALFSLAKTKLPSYITPCYPGLAIATGAFIDRWNRGSFQIAPVWSRLAFGSVMFVGTAVLIGIPIASSLLVPGEMVLGLLGLIPLVGGLVALLASERQQIQRATFATAVTAVLMSPAVFAFAADRIDRHRRVDEMVDSLYQNGSPESVDVISFHSPESSWIFYAKQPIERFREPEEARDALFGKNSQGQSRVLMTTTDKLTQLRPYLRESEIEIDTMPFFLEGTDIAIVRPIAKPVQQAGAEASTIR from the coding sequence ATGAATCAGTCAGTGCGCGACGCAGGGATCATTCTCTTCGTAGCAGGAGTTGCGTTTCTCACCAACTTGGGAGGACCGCATCTCTGGGATCGAGATGAACCAAGAAACGCTGGCTGCGCTGCTGAAATGCTCGCTGCAAACGATTGGGTCAAACCTACTTTCAATGCAGAACTCCGAGAACACAAACCAGTGCTGACGTACTGGTTCATGATGATTTCGTATGCCATTTTCGGAGTGACGGAATTCTCCGCGCGACTTCCTTCCGCTTTGCTCGGCATCGGCAGCAGTCTGCTCACATGGCTGATCGGTCGAAGACTATTCGGAGCCCGCGCTGGTTTATGGGCGGGAGTGGCGATCGCAACAACGCTGATGTTTGGCGTGGCTTCGCGCGCAGCGACTCCGGATGCGCCGCTGATTTTCTTCTCGACATTAGCGATCGCGATTTACGTCGTCGGGACGACTTCAAAGACCGACTCGGAAACAGTTTTCGAAAAAGACTTTCCTGACTCATGGCCAGCAATTCTAGGGATGTATGCGGCCATGGGGATGGCGGTTCTCGCGAAGGGTCCGATCGGACTTGTGCTGCCGACCGCTGTGATTGGAATGTTCCTGCTGATTCGTCGACTCCCTGAAGGCTCATCCGATTCGCCTTCCACCTGGTCGGCAAGAATTCGAAAACTCGCAGCCCCGTTCGCCCCGGTTCACTTCTTGAAAACATGCTGGACGATGAAGCCCATCACCTGCCTGGCCTGCGTCGCAGCGATTGCACTTCCCTGGTACTTGTGGGTCCATTTCCGAACTGATGGCGAGTGGACTTACGGATTCTTCGTGAAGCACAACGTCGGTCGTGCGATGAACTCAATGGATGGGCATCGCGGAAACATCCTTTTCTACCCTGCGACACTGATTGTCGGATTCTTTCCGTGGTCAATCTTCTGGTTGATCACCTTGCTCGACGGATTGAAAGCGATTCGTCAGAACAATCGATATGCCGCCGGGTATCTGTTTGCGATTTGCTGGGTCGGGGTCTACGTGGCTCTGTTCAGCCTCGCGAAGACCAAACTGCCGAGCTACATCACGCCTTGTTATCCGGGCCTCGCGATTGCGACAGGAGCATTCATCGATCGATGGAATCGCGGCAGCTTCCAGATCGCACCTGTCTGGTCACGTCTGGCATTCGGTTCGGTGATGTTCGTCGGGACCGCAGTTCTGATCGGGATTCCGATTGCTTCAAGTCTGCTTGTTCCCGGCGAGATGGTTTTGGGGCTCCTTGGATTGATTCCACTCGTTGGCGGATTAGTCGCACTTCTTGCTTCAGAACGACAGCAAATTCAGCGAGCAACTTTCGCCACAGCAGTGACAGCGGTTTTGATGTCCCCAGCTGTGTTCGCATTTGCCGCGGACCGGATTGATCGACATCGCCGGGTCGATGAGATGGTCGATTCCCTTTACCAGAACGGATCTCCTGAGAGCGTGGATGTGATCAGTTTTCACAGCCCGGAATCGAGTTGGATTTTCTACGCGAAGCAACCGATCGAACGCTTTCGCGAACCGGAAGAAGCCCGCGATGCACTCTTCGGGAAAAACTCTCAGGGGCAGAGTCGTGTCCTGATGACAACGACCGACAAGCTGACTCAACTCCGCCCATATCTGCGTGAAAGTGAGATCGAGATCGACACAATGCCGTTCTTCCTGGAAGGGACGGATATCGCCATCGTTCGACCAATCGCGAAACCCGTTCAACAAGCTGGGGCCGAAGCCTCGACGATTCGGTAA
- a CDS encoding ABC transporter permease — protein sequence MKAFSQMQDRLLRSNFVANYGSVFVLILLCAYYSYMTYGEQQPISEAAGVEVGNTISDSIGPGGNVLIVIRNTVGDREFATALEKQLKKNQVEVLDTLSGSPADLRKAMEEIGAAGKSLGAIATHHAGAQFGPIRRESLDKLQETYPSLSGVEVFIPKSYYWPTFLTRENLLNVVNQNADVAIIAIGMTMVIITAGIDLSVGSILAVSAVVTAIALQSLGGANASVMTMAFCAFLGVFACLLCGLFNGVMVTFFRVPAFIVTLAAMMIARGVALILAVRYQSYLSGGTTEGTPEAIKITAQSFSTLGNGEFLSIPIPILLMLGLYALAHYVMSHTAFGRYLYAVGGNAEAARLSGVPVTAVLIAVYAICATMAGIGGVVDASRFEGGRPNAGELYELQVIAAVVVGGTSLAGGEGRIFGTLTGAMIIAVIQNGLNMAGVKSYEQKVVFGLLILGAVVIDQFKKRR from the coding sequence ATGAAAGCTTTCTCACAAATGCAGGATCGACTGCTCCGCTCGAATTTCGTGGCAAACTACGGGTCCGTTTTCGTTCTGATTCTCCTGTGTGCTTACTACAGCTACATGACGTACGGGGAGCAGCAACCGATTTCCGAAGCGGCTGGAGTTGAAGTTGGTAACACGATTTCCGATTCGATCGGACCGGGCGGGAACGTTCTGATCGTCATTCGAAACACAGTCGGCGACCGCGAGTTTGCGACCGCTCTTGAGAAGCAGTTGAAGAAGAATCAGGTCGAAGTTCTTGACACACTGTCTGGTTCACCAGCGGACCTTCGCAAGGCGATGGAAGAGATCGGGGCTGCCGGAAAAAGCTTAGGTGCGATCGCAACTCATCATGCTGGCGCTCAGTTTGGCCCGATCAGAAGAGAAAGCCTCGACAAGCTGCAAGAGACTTACCCATCGCTCTCCGGCGTCGAGGTCTTCATTCCGAAGAGTTACTACTGGCCGACGTTCTTGACGCGTGAAAACCTTCTGAACGTTGTCAATCAGAACGCAGACGTTGCCATCATCGCCATTGGAATGACGATGGTGATCATTACCGCCGGGATTGATCTCTCTGTGGGAAGCATTCTGGCGGTCTCGGCTGTCGTGACTGCCATTGCATTGCAGAGTCTTGGAGGGGCCAACGCGTCGGTGATGACGATGGCGTTCTGTGCCTTTCTTGGAGTTTTCGCATGCCTGCTCTGCGGGCTGTTCAACGGAGTGATGGTCACGTTCTTTCGAGTGCCAGCTTTCATCGTGACGTTGGCAGCGATGATGATTGCGAGAGGCGTCGCCCTGATCCTCGCGGTGAGATATCAAAGCTACCTGAGTGGCGGCACGACCGAAGGCACACCGGAAGCGATCAAGATCACAGCTCAGTCGTTCTCCACATTGGGAAACGGAGAGTTCTTGTCGATTCCGATTCCAATCCTGTTGATGCTCGGGCTGTATGCACTCGCCCACTATGTCATGAGTCACACCGCATTCGGTCGGTATTTGTACGCGGTCGGAGGCAATGCGGAAGCAGCCCGACTTTCCGGAGTGCCGGTGACTGCGGTTCTCATCGCAGTCTATGCGATCTGCGCGACGATGGCTGGAATTGGAGGAGTGGTCGACGCGTCACGTTTTGAAGGAGGACGCCCGAACGCTGGCGAACTCTATGAGCTTCAAGTCATCGCAGCAGTAGTCGTCGGTGGAACCAGTCTGGCCGGCGGTGAAGGGCGAATCTTCGGAACGTTAACCGGTGCCATGATCATCGCCGTCATCCAGAACGGGCTCAATATGGCCGGAGTCAAAAGCTACGAACAGAAAGTCGTCTTCGGACTCCTGATCCTCGGGGCCGTCGTGATTGATCAATTCAAGAAACGCCGATGA
- a CDS encoding sugar phosphate isomerase/epimerase yields MQLGLINSAWAQTGLETGWGIRKTKEIGFDCIDIFTDPLDIDQKERKLIKSECDQVDLPIRSICCVATGLIDFNPSVQQFHIDRCKSFLELVSEYEADNLLLVLGEYIWNQEVIPPEEQWQLAVESCMELAHTADELGVRIALELEPFPLSLLNSVDRMVSFVDEVDHPAVGANIDISHMLLAGEEPAKLRKLKDKAIHVHISDCDGKKHGDLPPGHGVVDFIPYLEEIRGLEIDGAISIELEYSPEPDKIEEWVREAYEATDRLMQQVGLRTEKS; encoded by the coding sequence ATGCAATTAGGACTGATCAACTCCGCGTGGGCTCAAACCGGGCTCGAAACCGGCTGGGGAATCCGCAAAACGAAGGAGATTGGCTTCGACTGCATCGACATCTTCACCGATCCACTCGATATCGACCAGAAAGAACGCAAGCTCATTAAGTCAGAATGCGATCAGGTCGACCTGCCGATTCGCTCCATTTGCTGTGTCGCAACTGGCCTCATCGATTTCAATCCCAGCGTTCAGCAGTTTCATATCGACCGCTGCAAGAGCTTTCTCGAACTCGTCAGCGAATACGAAGCCGACAATTTGCTGCTTGTTCTGGGGGAATACATCTGGAATCAGGAAGTGATTCCGCCCGAAGAGCAGTGGCAGCTGGCGGTCGAAAGCTGTATGGAATTGGCCCACACAGCGGACGAGCTTGGAGTTCGGATTGCACTCGAGTTGGAACCGTTTCCGCTCTCGCTCCTCAATAGTGTCGACAGAATGGTTTCCTTCGTCGATGAGGTGGATCACCCTGCTGTCGGCGCCAATATCGATATCTCTCACATGCTCTTGGCTGGTGAGGAACCTGCTAAGTTGAGAAAACTCAAAGACAAGGCAATTCACGTCCATATTTCAGATTGTGACGGCAAGAAACATGGAGACCTGCCGCCCGGACATGGAGTTGTCGACTTCATTCCCTATCTCGAAGAGATTCGAGGGTTGGAAATCGATGGGGCGATCTCGATCGAACTGGAGTATTCGCCTGAGCCGGATAAAATTGAAGAGTGGGTTCGAGAAGCCTACGAAGCGACAGATCGCTTGATGCAGCAGGTAGGATTGAGAACAGAAAAATCGTGA
- a CDS encoding universal stress protein translates to MHSIKKILVGVDFNEQTGELPLPTREAISKSIRIAAETGAELTFMSVLSEDTKSSDLVIEELSELDPHQVVREQLKPYLEQCESKNVQCRTKNCLGRAWQELIKEVLREDTDLLIIGTREKTSAQSMLYGSTALKVLRKCPCPVWVTRPDVTPFDDFIILAADDLGETGKRVLETSVAIGQLMSARLVVVHSVDFPLEGALKRTEISVEEVDKYKEKVRTEAEKSVNERLAQTDYRTLEAGTRVVIRSGPADTIIDQVAEEEGADLLVMGTVGRGGIPGFLIGNTAERLLRELQCSLLAIKPDGFVCPVSKD, encoded by the coding sequence ATGCACAGCATCAAAAAAATTCTGGTTGGTGTCGACTTCAACGAGCAAACCGGGGAACTTCCGTTGCCGACACGGGAAGCCATCTCGAAGTCGATTCGGATCGCTGCAGAGACCGGTGCTGAGTTGACATTCATGTCTGTGCTGTCGGAAGACACGAAGTCGAGTGACCTCGTCATCGAAGAGTTGAGCGAACTCGACCCTCATCAGGTCGTGAGAGAACAACTCAAGCCATATCTTGAACAGTGCGAGTCGAAAAACGTTCAGTGCCGAACGAAAAACTGCCTGGGTCGCGCCTGGCAGGAGCTGATTAAAGAAGTTCTTCGCGAGGACACCGATCTGCTCATCATCGGGACACGAGAGAAAACGAGCGCACAAAGCATGCTTTATGGAAGCACTGCTTTGAAGGTGTTGCGTAAGTGCCCGTGCCCGGTTTGGGTCACGCGACCAGATGTCACTCCATTCGACGACTTCATCATTCTCGCAGCTGATGATCTCGGTGAGACAGGTAAGAGAGTTTTGGAAACATCCGTGGCGATTGGCCAGCTGATGAGTGCTCGCCTGGTAGTTGTCCACTCGGTCGATTTCCCACTGGAAGGAGCATTGAAGCGAACCGAAATCAGTGTGGAAGAAGTCGACAAGTATAAAGAGAAAGTTCGTACCGAAGCGGAAAAATCTGTGAACGAACGACTTGCTCAGACCGACTACCGCACTCTGGAAGCTGGAACTCGTGTCGTGATTCGATCTGGCCCGGCCGACACCATCATCGATCAGGTGGCGGAAGAAGAAGGTGCCGATCTTCTCGTGATGGGAACAGTTGGTCGCGGAGGAATTCCAGGATTTCTCATTGGCAACACTGCCGAGCGACTTCTGCGGGAACTTCAATGTTCGCTTCTGGCGATCAAACCGGACGGATTTGTCTGTCCTGTGAGCAAAGATTGA
- the fbaA gene encoding class II fructose-bisphosphate aldolase, with amino-acid sequence MPVATPQQYAAMLDAAQEGDYAYPAVNITSLVTLNAALKGFADSKSDGIIQMSTGGGKFASGLNVGDNVLGSIVLAEACHRLAERYDILVALHTDHCPPDSVDTFLKPLIQATADRRAAGNGNLFQSHMLDASNLPLDENMALSKELLKLCAENEIILEVEAGVVGGEEDGAAGASMESVPDDKLYTTPEDMVKVHEELSSIGRFLFAATFGNVHGHYKPGSVRLRPDILKSGQEAVMSKYGKDAEFDLVFHGGSGTPRHELEETLAYGVVKMNIDTDTQYAFTRPVVDHMFSNYEGVLKIDGEVGNKKVYDPRSYLKKAEEGVAQRLVQACDDLHSVGKTIFGKV; translated from the coding sequence ATGCCTGTCGCAACACCTCAACAATATGCCGCGATGCTCGACGCCGCCCAGGAAGGTGATTATGCCTATCCAGCGGTCAACATTACTTCGCTTGTCACCCTCAATGCTGCTCTCAAAGGCTTTGCGGATTCGAAGTCGGATGGAATCATTCAGATGTCCACCGGCGGCGGAAAATTTGCCTCAGGCTTGAATGTCGGCGACAATGTTCTGGGTTCGATCGTCCTCGCCGAAGCATGTCACCGACTCGCTGAGCGATACGATATTCTCGTCGCTTTGCACACCGATCACTGTCCTCCAGATTCCGTCGACACATTCCTGAAGCCATTGATCCAAGCAACCGCAGATCGTCGAGCTGCCGGAAATGGCAACCTGTTCCAATCGCACATGCTCGATGCGTCGAACTTGCCTCTCGATGAAAACATGGCGCTTTCCAAAGAGTTGCTGAAACTCTGTGCTGAGAACGAGATCATTCTCGAAGTCGAAGCTGGTGTTGTTGGTGGTGAAGAAGATGGTGCTGCCGGGGCCAGCATGGAAAGTGTTCCCGACGACAAGCTTTACACCACACCAGAAGACATGGTGAAAGTTCACGAGGAACTCAGCTCCATCGGCCGATTCCTGTTCGCAGCGACCTTCGGAAACGTTCACGGTCACTACAAGCCCGGTTCAGTCCGCTTGCGTCCAGACATCCTGAAAAGTGGTCAGGAAGCTGTGATGTCGAAATACGGAAAAGACGCAGAGTTTGACCTCGTCTTCCACGGCGGATCGGGAACTCCTCGTCACGAACTCGAAGAGACCCTCGCCTACGGCGTGGTCAAAATGAACATCGATACCGACACCCAGTACGCGTTCACCCGTCCGGTTGTCGATCACATGTTCTCCAACTACGAAGGCGTCCTCAAAATCGACGGCGAAGTTGGAAACAAGAAAGTCTACGATCCTCGCTCTTACCTGAAGAAGGCTGAAGAGGGAGTCGCTCAGCGCCTCGTTCAGGCGTGCGACGACCTGCACTCAGTTGGCAAAACCATCTTCGGAAAAGTCTAA
- a CDS encoding substrate-binding domain-containing protein — MNHRWSLVFTLFCLCLAIGCTGERAATPEKTVDGDTTARVPGESRGTIAFSALTLKNPFFKVIADSMTEAGKSHGFTVLVNDAERDVNTQSKHIDNYIAQGVTAIVINPADRVAIGPAIKKANEAGIPVFTCDLQCVAEDVDITAHIGTDNYQGGRLAGQAMIEALGEYGGEVLVLHFKQANSCVERVRGFTDEINEYNTDRTDGKIEVVAELEGGGLRDEGYAATLDALQQHPNLAGIFAINDPSALGACTALEQSDRADQVKVIGFDGQKEGKQAIKEGRIYADPIQFPEKMGEVTVKNVIKYFDGETLESVQLIPTELYRKKDAEADPDLD; from the coding sequence ATGAATCACCGTTGGTCATTGGTCTTCACCCTCTTCTGTTTGTGTCTGGCAATTGGCTGTACTGGAGAACGTGCTGCCACTCCCGAAAAGACTGTCGACGGCGACACGACGGCCAGAGTTCCGGGCGAGTCTCGCGGGACAATCGCCTTCAGTGCACTCACTCTGAAGAACCCGTTTTTCAAAGTCATCGCTGACAGCATGACCGAAGCTGGCAAATCGCATGGATTTACTGTCCTCGTCAACGATGCTGAGCGGGATGTCAACACGCAGTCCAAACACATCGACAACTACATTGCCCAAGGCGTCACTGCGATTGTCATCAATCCTGCTGATCGAGTGGCGATTGGCCCAGCGATCAAGAAAGCGAATGAAGCGGGGATTCCGGTCTTCACCTGTGATCTCCAGTGTGTCGCTGAAGATGTCGACATCACTGCCCACATCGGCACCGACAACTACCAGGGAGGGCGACTCGCTGGGCAAGCGATGATCGAAGCACTCGGTGAGTATGGTGGTGAAGTCCTCGTCCTGCACTTCAAACAAGCAAACTCCTGCGTCGAGCGCGTCCGTGGCTTCACTGACGAAATCAACGAATACAACACCGATCGCACGGATGGAAAAATTGAAGTCGTGGCGGAACTTGAAGGTGGTGGACTCCGCGACGAAGGGTATGCAGCGACATTGGACGCACTTCAACAGCATCCGAATCTGGCGGGAATCTTCGCCATCAACGATCCCTCAGCGCTCGGCGCGTGCACTGCTCTCGAGCAGTCCGACCGAGCTGACCAAGTAAAGGTGATTGGCTTTGATGGCCAGAAGGAAGGGAAGCAGGCGATCAAAGAGGGTCGAATTTACGCGGACCCGATCCAGTTCCCGGAGAAGATGGGAGAGGTGACCGTCAAGAATGTCATCAAGTATTTTGACGGCGAAACGCTCGAAAGCGTCCAACTGATTCCAACCGAATTATATCGGAAAAAAGACGCCGAGGCTGATCCCGATCTGGACTGA